From one Streptomyces mobaraensis genomic stretch:
- a CDS encoding HAD family hydrolase, whose product MTSGIPTVTTRPARGGGALEAVLLDMDGTLVDTEGFWWEVEVAVFAELGHQLLEEYREIVVGGPMTRSAAFLIKATGAKIALAELTALLNSRFAEMIGSGVPLMPGAKRLLTELAAHGVPTALVSASHRHIIDRVLRTLGPEHFTLTVAGDEMERTKPHPDPYLLAAARLGVAPERCAVVEDTMTGVTAAEAAGCRVVAVPSVGAIPPAAGRTVVRSLEEVDLRFLRSLIGS is encoded by the coding sequence ATGACCAGCGGCATTCCCACGGTCACGACCAGGCCCGCCCGAGGCGGCGGCGCCCTCGAAGCCGTCCTCCTCGACATGGACGGCACCCTGGTCGACACCGAGGGCTTCTGGTGGGAGGTGGAAGTCGCGGTCTTCGCCGAGCTGGGCCACCAGCTCCTGGAGGAGTACCGGGAGATCGTCGTCGGCGGCCCCATGACCCGCAGCGCCGCGTTCCTGATCAAGGCGACGGGCGCGAAGATCGCCCTCGCCGAGCTGACCGCCCTCCTCAACTCCCGCTTCGCCGAGATGATCGGCTCGGGCGTCCCCCTGATGCCGGGCGCGAAGCGCCTGCTCACCGAGCTGGCGGCGCACGGCGTGCCGACCGCGCTGGTCTCCGCGTCGCACCGGCACATCATCGACCGGGTGCTGCGCACCCTCGGTCCGGAGCACTTCACGCTGACCGTGGCGGGCGACGAGATGGAGCGCACCAAGCCGCACCCCGACCCGTACCTGCTGGCCGCCGCGAGACTCGGGGTCGCCCCGGAGCGCTGTGCCGTGGTCGAGGACACCATGACGGGGGTGACGGCGGCCGAGGCGGCGGGCTGCCGGGTGGTGGCGGTGCCCTCGGTGGGGGCGATCCCGCCCGCGGCCGGGCGGACGGTCGTCCGGTCCCTCGAAGAAGTCGATCTCCGTTTTCTGCGGAGCCTGATCGGATCATGA
- a CDS encoding ABC transporter substrate-binding protein gives MRKRDQWLAAPLGAGLAAALLSGCGSEDGKAAGTGESVVMGMSDEVVAVDPAAGYDPGSWILFNNVFQSLLSFPKGSNVPQPDAARKCGFKDQASTVYECTLNSGLKFSNGHDLTSEDVAFSFRRTLKINDKSGPASAMLSTIKDIKTPDKKTVVFKLKRPDATFPLKISSGAGSIVDHQEYAMDKLRTDGKAVGSGVYTLDSYDKDKAVFKVNGGYKGPATVQNKGMTLKFFHGEQDALKTALQKGDVDLAYRGLATEDISSLEAAATPGKGLKVVPGTSAEVQHLVFNTKDAVTGKLAVRRAVAYLVDRSALVRDVYKRTAEPLYSVVPSGITGHRTPFFDLYGDRPQPEKAKEALTSAGIKGKVKLTLWGTPIRYGPGTVPELNAIAKQLNASGLFEADVRTAPFPEYEKGIEAGKYAVYVKGWVPDYPDPDNFTAPFFGEDNELANHYESKEIADRILPATAAQGSRTATVGDFAKLQSTVAQDVPVLPLWQGKQYAVANERITGLQWTLDASTVFRFWEIAKADKG, from the coding sequence GTGAGGAAACGTGACCAGTGGCTTGCCGCCCCGCTCGGTGCGGGGCTCGCCGCCGCCCTGCTGAGCGGGTGCGGTTCGGAGGACGGCAAGGCGGCGGGCACCGGTGAGTCGGTGGTCATGGGGATGTCCGACGAGGTCGTCGCCGTGGACCCGGCCGCGGGTTACGACCCCGGTTCCTGGATCCTGTTCAACAACGTCTTCCAGTCGCTGCTGAGCTTCCCCAAGGGCAGCAACGTGCCGCAGCCCGACGCCGCCCGCAAGTGCGGCTTCAAGGACCAGGCGAGCACCGTCTACGAGTGCACGCTCAACAGCGGCCTGAAGTTCAGCAACGGGCACGACCTCACCTCCGAGGACGTCGCCTTCTCCTTCCGGCGCACCCTGAAGATCAACGACAAGTCCGGTCCCGCGTCGGCCATGCTGTCCACGATCAAGGACATCAAGACGCCGGACAAGAAGACCGTCGTCTTCAAGCTGAAGCGCCCCGACGCCACCTTCCCGCTGAAGATCTCCTCCGGCGCCGGCTCTATCGTGGACCACCAGGAGTACGCGATGGACAAGCTCCGGACCGACGGCAAGGCCGTCGGCTCGGGCGTCTACACGCTGGACTCGTACGACAAGGACAAGGCCGTCTTCAAGGTCAACGGCGGCTACAAGGGCCCCGCGACCGTCCAGAACAAGGGCATGACCCTCAAGTTCTTCCACGGCGAGCAGGACGCCCTGAAGACCGCCCTGCAGAAGGGCGACGTCGACCTCGCCTACCGTGGCCTGGCCACCGAGGACATCTCCTCCCTGGAGGCCGCCGCCACCCCCGGCAAGGGCCTCAAGGTCGTCCCGGGCACCAGCGCCGAGGTCCAGCACCTGGTGTTCAACACCAAGGACGCGGTCACCGGCAAGCTCGCCGTCCGCCGCGCCGTCGCCTACCTCGTCGACCGCAGCGCGCTCGTCCGCGACGTCTACAAGCGCACCGCCGAGCCGCTGTACTCCGTCGTCCCGAGCGGCATCACCGGCCACCGGACGCCGTTCTTCGACCTCTACGGCGACCGCCCGCAGCCCGAGAAGGCCAAGGAGGCGCTGACCTCCGCCGGCATCAAGGGCAAGGTCAAGCTGACCCTCTGGGGCACGCCGATCCGCTACGGCCCCGGCACCGTCCCGGAGCTCAACGCCATCGCCAAGCAGCTCAACGCCAGCGGCCTGTTCGAGGCGGACGTGCGCACCGCCCCCTTCCCCGAGTACGAGAAGGGCATCGAGGCCGGCAAGTACGCGGTCTACGTGAAGGGCTGGGTGCCCGACTACCCGGACCCGGACAACTTCACCGCGCCCTTCTTCGGCGAGGACAACGAACTCGCCAACCACTACGAGTCCAAGGAGATAGCCGACCGGATCCTCCCGGCCACCGCCGCCCAGGGCAGCCGGACCGCGACCGTCGGCGACTTCGCCAAGCTCCAGTCGACCGTCGCCCAGGACGTCCCGGTGCTGCCGCTCTGGCAGGGCAAGCAGTACGCCGTCGCCAACGAGCGGATCACCGGCCTCCAGTGGACCCTGGACGCCTCCACCGTCTTCCGCTTCTGGGAGATCGCCAAGGCCGACAAGGGCTGA
- a CDS encoding ABC transporter substrate-binding protein, translating to MNRKTLVLPTVVGLLAPVLVACGGGDGAGKGKGAIVVGTTDRFEQTTDAPAPFDPAAAYDIGAWNVLHSAFQTLLRLPRSGSEPVPDAASKCAFSDRRNEQYRCTLRSGLKFSNGHEMTVKDVKFSVERAREINFENGPVSLLSNIDRVETPNDREIVFQLKTPDATFPQKLATPAAAIVDSQSYPKNKLMGDGFKVVGSGPYTLETEEQDGRAVKVVLTKNPDYQGSVKVQNDKVEMRFYDDAKTMENALKGGDIDMANRTLSPEQIDRMRNATGQQVRLLESAGSEIGYLAFNTDDPAVKPKAVRQAMAQLVDRQALAREGYDRTSDALYSLVPSGIPGHQNSFSNQYGNPSADKARALLKSANISTPVRFTLAYSSDHYGEATARAFKTFQKQLNGSGLFDVKLQDVKWAEFRPNAAKGQYAVYGMGWFPDFPDPDNFIAPFFGKDNFLRSRYQNAKINDLIPRTRQTAQRDSAAKLFQQAQDIVADEVPVLPLWQGKQYVAVRGSLTGAEWALNAASELQPWELVRGK from the coding sequence ATGAACCGCAAGACGTTGGTGCTGCCGACCGTGGTGGGCCTGCTGGCCCCCGTGCTCGTCGCCTGCGGCGGGGGCGACGGAGCGGGCAAGGGCAAGGGCGCCATCGTCGTCGGCACCACCGACCGGTTCGAGCAGACGACCGACGCTCCGGCCCCCTTCGACCCCGCCGCCGCGTATGACATCGGCGCCTGGAACGTGCTGCACAGCGCCTTCCAGACGCTGCTCCGGCTGCCCCGCTCCGGCTCGGAGCCGGTGCCGGACGCCGCCTCCAAGTGCGCGTTCAGCGACCGCCGCAACGAGCAGTACCGCTGCACCCTGCGCAGCGGGCTGAAGTTCAGCAACGGTCACGAGATGACCGTCAAGGACGTCAAGTTCTCCGTCGAGCGCGCCCGTGAGATCAACTTCGAGAACGGTCCGGTCTCGCTGCTGAGCAACATCGACCGGGTCGAGACCCCGAACGACCGCGAGATCGTCTTCCAGCTGAAGACGCCCGACGCGACGTTCCCGCAGAAGCTCGCCACCCCGGCCGCGGCCATCGTCGACAGCCAGTCGTACCCCAAGAACAAGCTGATGGGCGACGGCTTCAAGGTCGTCGGCTCGGGTCCGTACACCCTGGAGACCGAGGAGCAGGACGGCCGCGCGGTCAAGGTCGTGCTCACCAAGAACCCGGACTACCAGGGTTCGGTCAAGGTGCAGAACGACAAGGTCGAGATGCGCTTCTACGACGACGCCAAGACGATGGAGAACGCCCTCAAGGGCGGCGACATCGACATGGCGAACCGCACCCTGTCGCCCGAGCAGATCGACCGGATGCGCAACGCCACCGGCCAGCAGGTCCGGCTGCTGGAGTCGGCCGGCTCGGAGATCGGCTACCTGGCCTTCAACACCGACGACCCGGCCGTGAAGCCCAAGGCCGTCCGGCAGGCCATGGCGCAGCTGGTGGACCGTCAGGCGCTGGCCCGCGAGGGCTACGACCGGACCAGCGACGCCCTGTACTCGCTGGTGCCCAGCGGCATCCCGGGCCACCAGAACTCGTTCTCCAACCAGTACGGCAACCCCAGCGCCGACAAGGCCCGCGCCCTGCTGAAGAGCGCCAACATCAGCACCCCGGTGCGGTTCACCCTCGCCTACTCCTCCGACCACTATGGCGAGGCCACCGCGCGGGCGTTCAAGACGTTCCAGAAGCAGCTCAACGGCAGCGGCCTGTTCGACGTCAAGCTCCAGGACGTGAAGTGGGCCGAGTTCCGTCCCAACGCGGCCAAGGGCCAGTACGCGGTCTACGGCATGGGCTGGTTCCCCGACTTCCCGGACCCGGACAACTTCATCGCCCCGTTCTTCGGCAAGGACAACTTCCTCCGGTCCCGCTACCAGAACGCCAAGATCAACGACCTGATCCCGCGGACCCGGCAGACCGCCCAGCGCGACTCGGCGGCCAAGCTCTTCCAGCAGGCCCAGGACATCGTCGCGGACGAGGTGCCGGTGCTGCCGCTGTGGCAGGGCAAGCAGTACGTGGCGGTCCGGGGCAGCCTCACCGGCGCGGAGTGGGCGCTCAACGCCGCCTCCGAGCTGCAGCCCTGGGAGCTCGTCCGCGGCAAGTGA